Proteins co-encoded in one Opitutus terrae PB90-1 genomic window:
- a CDS encoding sensor histidine kinase, whose protein sequence is MNPLPRFLALGLLVILAALSALLSWPTLRRSGIPTPPDHGATSTATASAPAVRAVEAAHRAAFPLALAGCIVALALAVSLGLRASRHPENDAAPSPHPADLGALARLAKTSVAQGEELAHERDVRQRAEADALLNQQLLNRSLEEKIRLGRDLHDGIIQSLYAAGLSIESARALARTDAVAADRQLAACRENLNQTIREVRAYIAGLAPENLRQANFADALKALVHELDAGRDVQFELRVDEAATAQLTPEQSIEALQIAREAVSNSLRHGQATRVSVRLHPGDGETCLAVQDNGRGFDLQSRRGTGHGLGNMHARAEHLGGRLRIESAPAGGTRVVFTLPMRTG, encoded by the coding sequence ATGAATCCGCTGCCGCGCTTCCTTGCTCTCGGCCTGCTCGTGATTCTCGCCGCGTTGTCTGCGCTGCTGTCATGGCCGACGCTGCGACGCTCTGGCATCCCGACTCCTCCCGACCACGGCGCCACCAGCACGGCCACCGCTTCGGCACCCGCGGTCCGCGCCGTGGAGGCCGCCCACCGTGCGGCGTTCCCGCTGGCGCTCGCGGGTTGCATCGTCGCGCTCGCTCTGGCCGTTAGCTTGGGCCTTCGCGCGAGCCGGCACCCCGAAAACGATGCCGCGCCTTCGCCGCATCCCGCCGATCTCGGCGCGCTCGCCAGGCTCGCGAAAACCTCCGTCGCCCAAGGCGAGGAGCTCGCCCACGAACGCGACGTCCGCCAGCGCGCCGAAGCCGACGCGTTGCTCAACCAGCAGTTGTTGAACCGCTCCCTCGAGGAAAAGATCCGGCTCGGTCGTGATCTCCACGACGGCATCATCCAATCGCTTTACGCCGCCGGGCTTTCGATCGAATCCGCCCGCGCGCTGGCTCGCACCGATGCGGTCGCGGCCGATCGCCAGCTCGCCGCCTGTCGTGAGAACCTCAATCAAACCATTCGCGAGGTGCGCGCTTACATCGCCGGGCTCGCGCCGGAAAACCTGCGTCAGGCGAATTTCGCCGACGCACTCAAGGCGCTCGTCCATGAACTCGACGCCGGCCGCGACGTGCAGTTCGAGCTGCGCGTGGACGAAGCCGCCACGGCCCAGCTGACGCCGGAGCAAAGCATCGAGGCTCTGCAGATTGCGCGGGAAGCCGTGAGCAACAGCCTGCGCCACGGCCAGGCCACGCGCGTCAGCGTGCGGCTGCATCCGGGTGACGGCGAAACCTGTCTCGCCGTGCAGGACAACGGTCGCGGGTTCGATCTCCAGTCACGCCGCGGCACCGGCCACGGTTTGGGCAACATGCACGCCCGCGCGGAACACCTCGGCGGCCGGCTCCGCATCGAGAGCGCGCCCGCCGGCGGCACGCGCGTGGTGTTCACGCTGCCGATGCGGACGGGCTGA
- a CDS encoding class I tRNA ligase family protein, which produces MKSFYITTAIDYVNGSPHLGHAYEKVLTDVIARFRRQMGDRVHFLTGTDEHGQKVQASARKLGIPPQQFADQVSAEFRALLPKLNISNDDFIRTTEERHKRVVRDVLQRLFDKGEIYKAEYKGFYSTRQEQFLQDKDRNPDGSWPEIFGEVTEITESNYFFKLRAYQDWLIEYLTQHEDFVFPRYRQKQVLEFLKEPLNDLCISRPRERLEWGISLPFDEGYVTYVWFDALLNYYSAVVDKPGTWPAYHVIGKDILVPPHAVYWPIMLQAAGIELPRGIIAHGWWLQRGAKMSKSTGNALNPLDLVGEFGADAFRYFLMREMNVGQDSDFTREQFLVRYNSELANNLGNLVNRTLNMTTRFAGGVLPAPEAGDDTERELRALWDKTRDECLPLNEEFQFHTALERAMTFVTATNAYIEKRAPWKLGKSAEPHDQALLRTSLATMAEALRLAVASVQHVIPAAAEKINGVLGYTPGPVWRDELVWGTKLTGAKVAPALVLFPRPTAEKPEQSGKPAKS; this is translated from the coding sequence ATGAAGTCATTCTACATCACGACCGCCATCGACTACGTGAACGGTTCGCCGCATCTGGGCCACGCCTACGAAAAGGTGCTGACGGACGTCATTGCCCGGTTCCGGCGGCAGATGGGCGACCGCGTGCATTTCCTCACCGGCACCGACGAGCACGGCCAGAAAGTGCAAGCCAGTGCGCGCAAGCTCGGGATCCCGCCGCAGCAGTTCGCCGATCAGGTCAGCGCCGAGTTCCGGGCGCTGTTGCCCAAGCTGAACATTTCGAACGACGACTTCATCCGCACGACGGAGGAGCGGCACAAGCGCGTCGTGCGCGATGTGCTGCAGCGGCTGTTCGACAAGGGCGAAATCTACAAGGCGGAATACAAGGGCTTCTACTCGACGCGGCAGGAGCAGTTCTTGCAGGACAAGGACCGCAACCCGGACGGCTCGTGGCCGGAGATTTTCGGCGAGGTGACCGAGATCACCGAGTCGAACTACTTCTTCAAGCTGCGCGCCTACCAGGACTGGCTGATCGAGTATCTGACGCAGCACGAGGATTTCGTGTTCCCGCGCTACCGGCAGAAGCAGGTGCTGGAGTTCTTGAAGGAGCCGCTGAACGACCTCTGCATCTCGCGGCCGCGCGAGCGGCTGGAGTGGGGGATCTCGCTGCCGTTCGATGAAGGTTACGTCACCTACGTGTGGTTCGACGCGCTGCTGAACTATTACTCCGCCGTCGTCGATAAACCCGGCACCTGGCCGGCGTATCACGTCATCGGCAAGGACATCCTCGTGCCGCCGCATGCCGTTTACTGGCCGATCATGCTGCAGGCCGCGGGCATCGAACTGCCGCGCGGCATCATCGCGCACGGCTGGTGGCTGCAGCGCGGCGCCAAGATGTCGAAGAGCACGGGCAACGCGCTCAACCCGCTGGATCTCGTGGGCGAGTTCGGCGCGGATGCGTTCCGCTATTTCCTGATGCGCGAGATGAACGTGGGACAGGACAGCGATTTCACCCGCGAACAGTTCCTGGTCCGCTACAACAGCGAACTGGCGAACAATCTCGGCAATCTGGTGAACCGCACGCTCAACATGACGACGCGGTTCGCCGGCGGCGTGCTGCCGGCGCCGGAAGCGGGCGACGACACCGAGCGCGAGCTGCGCGCGCTGTGGGACAAAACGCGCGACGAATGCCTTCCGCTCAACGAGGAGTTCCAGTTTCACACCGCGCTCGAGCGGGCGATGACGTTCGTCACCGCGACCAACGCCTACATCGAAAAACGCGCGCCGTGGAAACTCGGCAAGTCCGCCGAACCGCATGACCAGGCACTGCTGCGGACGTCACTCGCCACGATGGCGGAGGCGCTCCGGCTCGCGGTCGCTTCGGTGCAGCACGTGATACCGGCTGCGGCCGAGAAGATCAACGGCGTGCTCGGCTACACGCCTGGACCGGTGTGGCGCGACGAGCTCGTCTGGGGTACGAAGCTCACCGGTGCGAAGGTGGCGCCGGCACTGGTGCTGTTCCCGCGGCCGACGGCGGAGAAGCCCGAACAATCGGGAAAACCGGCGAAGTCATAA